A window of Corallococcus macrosporus DSM 14697 contains these coding sequences:
- a CDS encoding RDD family protein, translating into MTPAYGTPPVAPAPRPEAPAQLAAPAIAPVGLPRMEQAAPSGGLPRPEHAAPPATAPAGLPRVETADGLPPAQSPAAPSGLPHLEPLLPGVSVGVARAEAIKTPPHKAQARSASGDTEVRARPASLWRRLLSFTIDTAAIAGVAALYITLASSVTGLKSPDAGLQGMDAFVAWLHAFHAILLPGFFLVLILALVYCAVAAVLWNGRTLGRLALGLRLVDTHGLAPAPGRAIIRALLASLSFVFFLGGFWMALFDRRGQTLHDKLTSTFVVQPS; encoded by the coding sequence ATGACGCCGGCCTATGGCACGCCGCCCGTGGCGCCCGCGCCGCGCCCGGAGGCTCCCGCCCAGTTGGCCGCTCCGGCGATTGCGCCCGTCGGGCTGCCCCGCATGGAGCAGGCGGCCCCGTCCGGAGGACTTCCCCGCCCGGAGCACGCGGCGCCTCCCGCGACCGCCCCGGCCGGACTTCCTCGCGTGGAGACCGCGGACGGGCTCCCCCCGGCGCAGTCCCCGGCCGCCCCCTCCGGTCTGCCGCACCTGGAGCCGCTCCTCCCCGGAGTCTCCGTGGGCGTGGCACGCGCCGAGGCCATCAAGACGCCTCCCCACAAGGCCCAGGCCAGGTCCGCTTCGGGTGACACGGAGGTGCGCGCCCGCCCGGCCTCCCTGTGGCGTCGGCTGCTCTCCTTCACCATCGACACGGCGGCCATCGCCGGGGTGGCGGCGCTCTACATCACCCTGGCCTCGTCCGTGACGGGGCTGAAGTCGCCGGATGCGGGGCTGCAGGGGATGGACGCCTTCGTGGCCTGGCTCCACGCCTTCCACGCCATCCTCCTTCCCGGGTTTTTCCTCGTCCTGATTCTCGCGCTCGTCTACTGCGCGGTGGCGGCCGTCCTCTGGAACGGCCGGACGCTCGGGCGGCTGGCCCTGGGACTTCGGCTGGTGGACACACATGGCCTTGCCCCGGCGCCGGGCCGAGCCATCATCCGCGCCCTGCTGGCCAGCCTGTCCTTCGTCTTCTTCCTGGGTGGTTTCTGGATGGCGCTTTTCGACCGGCGCGGGCAGACGCTTCATGACAAGCTGACGTCCACCTTCGTCGTTCAACCGAGCTGA